A DNA window from Onthophagus taurus isolate NC chromosome 1, IU_Otau_3.0, whole genome shotgun sequence contains the following coding sequences:
- the LOC111426745 gene encoding aurora kinase C-like — translation MEKERVALRQIGAENMSKAVKQSQKKSHTPVSYVAVEDNDKENAKIIEDGEDKFNNTCSEKTNGPQEALKESTNNTCEDKQSSSEEQKSTGRLWKLEDFEIGKPLGKGRFGNVYLAREKQSKYVIALKVMFKDGILSSNTVHQVRREVEIQTHLRHPNILRMYGYFYDEARIYLILEYASKGTIFMALRNSENKRFTESRAATYIAQIARALQYCHSKKVIHRDIKPENLLLGRNGEIKIADFGWSVHAPASRRTTVCGTLDYLSPEMVQGKAYTEKVDMWCLGVLCYEFLVGRPPFESRTYDDTYKKISKAMYTIPQFVSDGAVDLIKNLMVVNPARRLDIDNVLMHPWVIANSKQDE, via the exons atggagAAAGAGCGAGTAGCACTTCGACAAATCGGTGCTGAAAATATGTCTAAAGCGGTAAAACAATCCCAAAAAAAATCTCATACTCCCGTCTCATACGTTGCTGTTGAAGATAACGATAAAGAAAACGcaaaaataattgaagacggtgaagataaatttaataacacgTGTTCCGAAAAAACCAACGGACCACAAGAAGCATTAAAAGAATCAACAAATAACACCTGCGAAGATAAACAATCTTCCTCTGAAGAGCAAAAATCGACGGGTCGATTATGGAAGTTAGAAGATTTCGAGATAGGTAAACCACTGGGTAAAGGAAGATTTGGAAACGTTTATTTAGCAAGAGAGAAACAatcaaaatatgtaatcgctctTAAAGTTATGTTTAAAGACGGTATTTTAAGTTCAAATACGGTTCATCAAGTACGAAGGGAAGTCGAGATCCAAACTCATTTAAGACAtccaaatattttaagaatgtACGGGTATTTTTATGATGAAGCTAGAATTTACCTTATTTTAGAGTATGCTAGTAAAG GTACAATTTTTATGGCATTAAGAAATTcggaaaataaaagatttacaGAATCTCGAGCTGCAACTTATATAGCTCAAATTGCAAGAGCTCTTCAATATTGTCATTCAAAAAAAGTAATCCACCGTGATATTAAAccagaaaatttattattagggcgaaatggagaaataaaaattgctgATTTTGGGTGGTCGGTTCATGCACCTGCTTCTAGAAGAACGACTGTTTGTGGAACTTTGGATTATTTATCGCCGGAGATGGTCCAAGGGAAAGCTTATACAGAAAAAGTTGATATGTGGTGTTTGGGGGTTTtatgttatgaatttttagtGGGTAGACCCCCTTTTGAATCTAGAACATATGATGatacttataaaaaaattagtaaggCTATGTATACAATTCCTCAATTTGTTTCTGATGGGGctgttgatttaattaaaaatttaatggttGTTAATCCTGCAAGGAGACTGGATATAGATAATGTTTTGATGCATCCTTGGGTGATAGCTAATTCCAAACAAGACGAATGA